The Nicotiana tabacum cultivar K326 chromosome 1, ASM71507v2, whole genome shotgun sequence genome segment GTTCCGCTTTGCGGggctttcatcgcaaatgcgaagggaagTTGGGCATATTGGCGGTAGAAGTCGATGATTATGGGATCGACAGGACCCAATGTGAAAGGgcaagtgtaaacacttaaaaaaccctCTACATGAGTTGTAATATCTTCTTCGGGGGTAGGAATCACCACCTCCTTGCCCTCCCAGTGGCAATCCTCCTTTACTTGTTTAAGGTCGCCCTCAGctatcgagcatatataccttGACATGGGTTCGAATCGACTAGGGACCGACGAGGTTTTCTCGGCCTTAAAGTCAGAAGTAAGATCACACGCCCCAGGAATGCACTCTTCAATACAAGGCTCCACCGGTATTTTATCGCCGACCAATCGCGACGAGgaggctttttctttttgagggaCAGTCTTTGATGTTCTGGCCATCGCTATATGAAGTTCAAGAAAGAAGAAGGAGTTGATGTTATGGCAAAAGCAAACTGACGAAGAAGATGAACTTAAGGAGAATAGAGAAGCTTGTAAAGATTTGAGGaaagtttttggaaataaagTTTAGAAACATTGTGAAATTGATCTATTTATAATGGCCACTTTGGCGGTTTGGGAGTGCTAGTGGCCTACCGTCAGCTATCATTAATTAATGATCTTAAAAATTGTGTGAACGCGACCTTTTAGTCACCTCTGTCACTGACATCATGGAATTGACGGCATGATCGAGGCATCGGAGAATCAAGGATCAAACCGTTTCTTATCACTTcgctctaagaaacgcggggactatctgtatacggttgaaATCGGGCATGTTCGATTTTGTAGGCTCAAGGAGTTGCGTCGAGAATAAGCTCAAAACGGATCTGGCTCGAGCCCGGTGGCAGAGTATAGAACTTGAAGATCGAAGTGCTCATTGAAAACCAAGGCCGAATATGGCTGACTTCGAGTGAGGCATAATAACTGAACGGCGAGATATTAGCAATCGTCCGAAGATTTCGGCGGAGATCCCGTAACAGATCGAATCAAGCAATTATTGACACCAATCATGGATTTTATTTCCGttattagaattgtaccttatataggattcctctactatagaAAGAGGGTCCTCATTCATTTGCAGGATACATCATTCACTGCTAAGAAAATACAGCCACATTATTCTCTTGCTATTTTACTTACTGTTCTTCAGAGTCATTTTATCATTTATTCCCATCATCATACCTCGAGATTGTTATAGGTTGAAGTCGAGATTTTGTCTACACACTGGTTTGATCTATCTTGTTTTTAATTTATTTGCCTAATTCGTTGTTTGTCAATTGGTACTGAATTAAatcgcatatccttaaaaccacaatataagtttaattgtcaCTCGAATTTAAGGGTAAACATAAGTATTagatatattatttaaaatattttattgttgatgatatgTTAAATTGTTATATGTATAAAAGTATAGAATATTAGACAAATAAAAACCAAATTTAGATGGAttaaagaaagaagaacaaaCAGATTAACTATGTAATAGATCTTATCCATATTAATTAACTTCATGAATAAATATGATGAACAATTAGAAATattttatgttaatttttatttagTTAAAGTCAAAGTTGGCCCGGTTTGCTTTGATTTAATAATATGGTGCAACTTGAATGGATCTTCTAAGATTCAAGAACTACCTATTTTCTTAAATCCAAATGTCATTTAGTAGTTAGTCATTCACTTTTTTTCTACGCTTCTCGTAcctattcattttattattgaaataaaattataattactgtTTACTAATTTCATTATTGTTTACTCACTATTATTTGGAATGACCAATACTAAATAACATATTATAAAGAACTCGGTTGGAAAATCATACATTTTAAATAGGTTATTTAGGTTTACCGATTCTTAATTTGTAGGAATTTTTAAACTAAATAGGGTATTTAGACTTATAAGAAAGATATTAGCtaatttaacttttaagttttggGTTACCATTTTTAATATAGTACAAATAGATAGATATATTGAATGCTACGGGCACCATTACTGAATTTATACATTAGTATATTCTCAACCTCTAAATTTCATTATTGGTCTTTTGTTTGTTTAAGAAAAAAGTTTCAAACTTGGGCTCTCCTCaaatttttatgctttcttttgtTAACGTGATATCCAAGCCAATTTTTGTTTACCTTAAATATTTTgtcggaaaaataaaaaatagcaagATTTATAAATGGTAATTGAAGAATAgcccacagtttcaaaagtaatcgaaacttagtcactttttcatgtaaagataaaatctgaacaaaaatactcttaaaaatatggaaatattccagcataatatgttggagttcgaaTCCTTTACATATGAGCTTCCAGCATAAtgtgctggaatttcataatgtgctggagttccaacataatatgtggGAAGTTTATATGCAGGAACTCATAATCCTGCATATTacgctggaactttccgtgttctggagttccaacataatatgttggaagtttataCGCAAGAGCTCCATAATctcgcatattatgctggaactttatGTGTTTCAGCAAAACTATGGCTATTTTTAAAGGACTTTGCAAACACTGGCTATTTTTCGATTACCAATCTGAAAACTGGCCGGCTCGTGCTATTTTCACTATTTTGTCAAGTATTTACTATTTTCCCTTAACATAAATACCCGATAACGCTGTCTTCTCAAAATTTTATGTCTTAATGGCGCCTTGACCATTTTACCATTTGTCTTGGTCACAAAGCTCATCGGAGGTTGAATTTCTGGATTAACATTCCTTTCAAACGACTGGAATTCAGTCCAAAACTAAAGCAaatataactgaacttttatagaAAAGAAGTCGTAAAAATTTCTGTCTGCCTTTTGTCGAGACAAAAAACTatcatactaaaaataaattgaCCTCTAGACGTAAGAAAATTAAGGGGCAAGCGCACATATAGTCATTCTCAGGGATggtatttaaagattagccactacttattttttttttattttttaaattttaaactaaaaatcttatcTTCAGGATAAGTCTGGACATtttgtcctgaaaatttaaaattcagaATGCACtgactaattcctaaatagcagccCTTTAAAGTGGCTatctggtgtcatttctatgaAAAAGGTCGGCTTCGCACAGATAGATCTTTGCCGGGGGAGATTGGTGCCCATTGAGGTATGCCCATGGAGCACGCAGATCCCAAAAACGCATAGTTTCTCCTCCAAAAATGACTTCTCTGGTCGGGGAACGCATTAAATATTTACCTAAACCAGTAGGTCCTTGAGCGCGGATTGAACTAGGGAATAGAATTCAAGGGCAACAAAGGCCCTTAGATAGGACTTCATCAATGTATAGAAGAGATTTTCTTTCTAGTAGTTGCCGCGGGAGAGTCTTTCTCCAATGAGAGTAAAGAAAGTTTTTGGGCGAAAAGAACTTGCCCTTTGACACCAAGGTATAAAAGCTGATTGCTGGCGATGGAATTATTATAATATGAGTCAATATCCCTGAGGTTTATCTTACAAATATCCCAAATAAGTTTTAGAAACgcattataaaaagaaaaaaaagttgctCAAACTGGTCTCCCTTTTGGCCTTTGCTATTATCACACTATAAATGCAACTATACAAACTAAGGATTTTACCTTTAAAACCATAGAACTAACTAATCTCAATAAAATGACACAAACTATGGAAAACATGGTCCTTCAATTACTGGATGAGTTCTTGTGACCATAGCAATAGGCATTTTACTTCTACCAACAACAATAGTTTCCAAAAACTCACCATTCTCTGCTTCTCTTTCCATTTCACATGTTTTCTTGGCTTTAAAAATTCCCAATACCATCTTTCCTACTGCAGCTACCAATGCCAACCCGAGTAGTCCGATAACAGATCCAATAACCAAAAAACCCCatattctcctcttcttcttcatctctaaAGGTAACACTATAGAGAAATGACCGTGATTTCTTGTATAACATAAGTTAGGAAATATCATTCCACTAAAAGAAACTTTACCATTTTCATCAAACATAACACACTTTGTTCTTTCCTTCATCTCTGTTAAATTCTTGAACTCGATCGATATAGGTTGTCCCATTGGTTTAAGATCAATCTTTGTAAGATTTGTAATACTACTAATATGTGATGGTGCATCATAAACCATGAAACCAATAACAGAAGTTAAGAGATTGTAACCTGATATGTTGAAGTAATGAGAAGACAAGTTTCCTAAATCATTATACACAATGTGGATTCTTTTAACATAAGGTACTGGAATTGTTTTTGGAGGAATAGAAAAACCACTAAAGTTTGCACCTTTTTTCCACAATGTTCTGCTTCTTAATCGCACGAGTGAGAGTTTCATTCCTGCTAGATTTGAAGGAAGATTTGCATTGTATAAAGCTCCAGTATGTTGATGAACCAAAGTTTTGAAAGCATGTTCGTGAAGAATAACGTCTAATGATTCTGTAAGGTTGTTATTAGAACATTGAACAAGAAGAAAGAGTTTCAAGAATAGGAATAACAGAACTATGTACAAGTTGTGAATAAAACTTGATGGGCATTGTCTGTTCTTGGATTTCATTGAATTGGTTAAGTGTTTGGTTAGCTTTACTTTCCAACTGTATGAAGGATTTTGAGCTTGAAATATGGCTGAAACTGAGGGAGAAAGAAGAGTTGGAGGTGGAAAGTTGGTTTCTTTTGGACTAAAGAGTAGGGTTATACACTCAAAGTCATGCTTAAGTTGGTCCCAATAGATTAATAATAGGGATTCCACCTTAGGGTGAAGGAATGATGACTTTGTCTGTTGATAAAGAGAGACCATTATTCTTCCATGAAATGTGGGAATTATCACATGGACCAAAacatcttcttttgtcttcttgcgGACAAATCTTTGTTATTCCTATTTGTTGCAATTACCTCTGTTGGAAACCTCCTCTCTAcccttccagggtaggggtaagactgcgtacatcttaccctccctAAACCCCACTTGTGAAAAATTACTAGGCtgcttcttgttgttgttgtaaggcAACAGGGGGGGTCATAGATTCCAGATAACAAGGATTCCTGTGAGGGTAAGTCAGACAAGTATTATGCACTACCAAAAACAGAAATTGAAACTTTGATGAATTCTGTATGAGAAGTCACTATaaggtcaaaatatgaaacttCACAAAGACTGTGATTGTCAAAATATGAACCGCTCAAAGACTGATTTTACTAATTTACACCAGTGCATATATGCCAATAGGTAACAAGCAATATATAGCCCATACAACTATTGCTCACATGTGCTGCACTTTCAAGTAAGATGCCACTACAATGTAAACTTCTTAAGGCCTCACTGAAGTAAAAAGTATAGTTTAGCTGTCAGCAGAAGCACAGCGATAGTATTTAAACTCTCTATTGGCTGATAGTAAGCTCAGCTCGAAGATGGAGAAGTCCATTGATGAAGTAAGCACTATCGTCAGCCAAAAACGCGCTCCAACCTACACCCAACAGGTTCCTGTAGCCAACAGCCTTGCCACCAGTGAAAGTGTAGTTCCCTTTGTATTTGCTCATGTATTGCTCGTTTGGCTTGGTACGAACTGCAAACTCGTAGTCGACTGCAAATGACACTGCCCCCTTCTCTTGCATGCCCAGAAACAGCCCAAAGCAATGGAATGCACTTTGTTGATCCATGTTGCAATGAGCTGACAGGAAAAATCCCTGTCCACCCAAATGGAAAGCCTGTGAATAAACTCTACCAGCAGGAAAGAGGCTAGCACACTCTTCTTTTTTCAAATCTAGGTAAATAACACACTGTTGACGAGGTGCTTCGAACTCGAGAACTTTAACAGGTCTGTATTTGTATGCCCTCTCCATGTAACGATGGCACAAAGCATTCCCTGCATCCGCAGCAATGGAGCGTTGCCGATATGGTGCTTCGGCCTTATAAAAAAGAGCCTCGAGGACAAGCTTTGTAGCAAGCTCAGGATCAAAATCATTGCATGTTAGGACTTTCTTCAGCTTCCTGCATGTCATGCATGGAAATCGAATGAGTCGACAAAGACGTGAGCTCAATACTTCCCGCCGTTCCTCAAGCTTTGGGTAATGGATGCGAGCCCACTTTAACGCAAAGTCATAGACAGCATCCTCTGAAGCAATCTGAAGATCGTCACTGGACAGAACAGCCTCAATTCCCGCAA includes the following:
- the LOC107812466 gene encoding uncharacterized protein LOC107812466 translates to MVSLYQQTKSSFLHPKVESLLLIYWDQLKHDFECITLLFSPKETNFPPPTLLSPSVSAIFQAQNPSYSWKVKLTKHLTNSMKSKNRQCPSSFIHNLYIVLLFLFLKLFLLVQCSNNNLTESLDVILHEHAFKTLVHQHTGALYNANLPSNLAGMKLSLVRLRSRTLWKKGANFSGFSIPPKTIPVPYVKRIHIVYNDLGNLSSHYFNISGYNLLTSVIGFMVYDAPSHISSITNLTKIDLKPMGQPISIEFKNLTEMKERTKCVMFDENGKVSFSGMIFPNLCYTRNHGHFSIVLPLEMKKKRRIWGFLVIGSVIGLLGLALVAAVGKMVLGIFKAKKTCEMEREAENGEFLETIVVGRSKMPIAMVTRTHPVIEGPCFP